The following coding sequences lie in one Spinacia oleracea cultivar Varoflay chromosome 1, BTI_SOV_V1, whole genome shotgun sequence genomic window:
- the LOC110799037 gene encoding uncharacterized protein isoform X1, with amino-acid sequence MSLVDYASSDEEEDASVINDQHRRPTPSTTTFSASLPPPTVLQPHSMKPSSELLSEDISPSPIGKLPDASLLLSSPLSSQQIGSDHSSRVAAAMAENASRKREANGSSSSNVRGKIPRGNLPHKKDIPDTSSGLLMPPQLRGSSQPLIPLFKGEIYHLWSLKMKTMFKSFLAQAEPDPVKGYGKIGREMQRLCSLSNRYWMMKFSHEFLLRQHRNKTGRLSSKSILVI; translated from the exons ATGTCGCTAGTAGATTACGCATCTTCCGACGAAGAAGAAGACGCCTCCGTTATAAATGACCAGCACCGCCGTCCTACACCGTCAACCACCACTTTCTCCGCCTCTCTTCCTCCACCCACCGTCCTTCAGCCTCA TTCAATGAAACCATCATCTGAACTACTATCCGAAGATATCTCACCTTCACCTATTGGGAAGCTCCCTGATGCTTCATTGCTCTTAAGTTCTCCTCTCTCATCTCAGCAAATTGGTAGCGATCACTCTTCTCGAGTTGCAGCTGCTATGGCCGAGAACGCATCACGCAAGAGAGAAGCAAATGGGTCAAGTTCTTCAAATGTTCGTGGTAAAATTCCAAGAGGGAATTTGCCACACAAGAAGGATATTCCAGATACTAGCAGTGGTTTGTTGATGCCTCCACAGCTTCGTGGAAG TTCTCAGCCCCTAATCCCATTGTTTAAGGGGGAGATTTACCATTTATGGAGTCTCAAGATGAAAACTATGTTCAAGTCGTTCCTAGCACAAGCTGAACCCGATCCGGTCAAAGGCTACGGAAAAATAGGAAGAGAGATGCAAAGGCTCTGTTCATTATCCAATCGGTATTGGATGATGAAATTTTCCCACGAATTTCTGCTGCGTCAACATCGAAACAAGACTGGAAGATTATCAAGCAAGAGTATTTTGGTGATATGA
- the LOC110799037 gene encoding uncharacterized protein isoform X2: MTSTAVLHRQPPLSPPLFLHPPSFSLTNFCSSMKPSSELLSEDISPSPIGKLPDASLLLSSPLSSQQIGSDHSSRVAAAMAENASRKREANGSSSSNVRGKIPRGNLPHKKDIPDTSSGLLMPPQLRGSSQPLIPLFKGEIYHLWSLKMKTMFKSFLAQAEPDPVKGYGKIGREMQRLCSLSNRYWMMKFSHEFLLRQHRNKTGRLSSKSILVI; this comes from the exons ATGACCAGCACCGCCGTCCTACACCGTCAACCACCACTTTCTCCGCCTCTCTTCCTCCACCCACCGTCCTTCAGCCTCA CTAACTTTTGCAGTTCAATGAAACCATCATCTGAACTACTATCCGAAGATATCTCACCTTCACCTATTGGGAAGCTCCCTGATGCTTCATTGCTCTTAAGTTCTCCTCTCTCATCTCAGCAAATTGGTAGCGATCACTCTTCTCGAGTTGCAGCTGCTATGGCCGAGAACGCATCACGCAAGAGAGAAGCAAATGGGTCAAGTTCTTCAAATGTTCGTGGTAAAATTCCAAGAGGGAATTTGCCACACAAGAAGGATATTCCAGATACTAGCAGTGGTTTGTTGATGCCTCCACAGCTTCGTGGAAG TTCTCAGCCCCTAATCCCATTGTTTAAGGGGGAGATTTACCATTTATGGAGTCTCAAGATGAAAACTATGTTCAAGTCGTTCCTAGCACAAGCTGAACCCGATCCGGTCAAAGGCTACGGAAAAATAGGAAGAGAGATGCAAAGGCTCTGTTCATTATCCAATCGGTATTGGATGATGAAATTTTCCCACGAATTTCTGCTGCGTCAACATCGAAACAAGACTGGAAGATTATCAAGCAAGAGTATTTTGGTGATATGA
- the LOC110799037 gene encoding uncharacterized protein isoform X4 codes for MSLVDYASSDEEEDASVINDQHRRPTPSTTTFSASLPPPTVLQPHSMKPSSELLSEDISPSPIGKLPDASLLLSSPLSSQQIGSDHSSRVAAAMAENASRKREANGSSSSNVRGKIPRGNLPHKKDIPDTSSGLLMPPQLRGRIVNDSSWWQLLDA; via the exons ATGTCGCTAGTAGATTACGCATCTTCCGACGAAGAAGAAGACGCCTCCGTTATAAATGACCAGCACCGCCGTCCTACACCGTCAACCACCACTTTCTCCGCCTCTCTTCCTCCACCCACCGTCCTTCAGCCTCA TTCAATGAAACCATCATCTGAACTACTATCCGAAGATATCTCACCTTCACCTATTGGGAAGCTCCCTGATGCTTCATTGCTCTTAAGTTCTCCTCTCTCATCTCAGCAAATTGGTAGCGATCACTCTTCTCGAGTTGCAGCTGCTATGGCCGAGAACGCATCACGCAAGAGAGAAGCAAATGGGTCAAGTTCTTCAAATGTTCGTGGTAAAATTCCAAGAGGGAATTTGCCACACAAGAAGGATATTCCAGATACTAGCAGTGGTTTGTTGATGCCTCCACAGCTTCGTGGAAG